GATAACAAATAGTAAAAAATGCTTATGGAGTGGTAATGAAAAAAACATTAATTCTTCTCATCATGCTTTCAGCCGGCCTTTACGGGGCACTACCCGAGGCAGCATCTGTCGATATCATCACTCCGGATGGTGACGGATCCTTCTATTACCCAACGTTCAGTCCGGACGGCGAACGATTGTTATTAACTCGTGAGCGCTTTGCCGGTTTATGGGAATACAATCTCAAGACACATACCCTGGATCAGATTTCAAGTGAAATGGGGTCAGGTTATGAGCCTCTTTACTCTCCGGACAACACCCGGATTTATTACTTACGGGATACGTATGAAAACCACAAACGTTACAGATCTCTTATGGTTTATAATCGACTGAGCAAGGGAAAAGATATTCTGATTGAGAATGAACGGCTTTTAACCCATCCCCTGCTGGCTACGGAAGAGGGAGTGGTAACACGGACCGGGACAAAGATCCTTGTAGTAGACAGGGACCGCAAAGCGGAAAATCCCGGAACCCGTTTGGTACACACCTTTGAAAATCACCTGACATTGTATGAAAACGGCAAAGAAAAACGCCTGACACCTTCCGGAGAAGGAAACTATGTCTGGGCATCTCTCTCTCCAAGTGGTGATAAGATCCTGTACAATAAGGCCGGCGAAGGGGCTTTTATCTGCGATTTGGAAGGCAATATCCAGGCGGAACTGGGTTATGCCAATGCCCCGGTATGGTCTCCGGACGGCCGCTGGATTGCTTTTATGAAGGACTATGACGACGGTCATTTTATCACTGAATCGGAGATCTGGCTTGCCTCGGCAGACGGCAAAGAGTCTGTGCAACTGACAAATACAAACGACGCTATTGAAATGTATCCCCGCTGGTCACCCGACAATAAAGCTTTGACGTATCATGATCTGACCGGCCGGATCTACATAATGAAACTCCACGTGACGGAATAGGAGAGACTGATGAAAAAAAATACAATCTTTATGACTATTATTATATATTTGATGTCAGCCTCCCTCCTTTTAAGTCAGGACCTGAGCGGTATTCGTATTTACATCAATCCGGGTCATGGCGGACACGATTCCGATGACCGGTATATTGCCGCAACGGGATTCTGGGAATCGGAAGGAAACCTGACGAAAGGACTTTATCTCAAAACACTCCTTGAAAACATGGGGGCTACTGTAGGGATTTCCCGGACAACCAATTATACATCGGATGACCTCCCTCTATCCACAATTTCTGCCCTCGCCAATGACTTTCAGGCGGATATTTTTGAATCGATTCACAGTAATGGATTTAACGGTGAATTGAACTATACCTTGATGCTTTACAGGGGCTGGGATCCCGGGACAACAGCCGAAAATTACGGTATGACCGTTACCGGGGCTCTCTATCCCCTGGCAGGTGAAATGGCACCGATTATGGGGACTGAAATTTATAAAGCCCACCGAACCACCAACAAATATGTTCGGGGGGACTGGAGTTTCTACAGCTGGACCGATTCACAGGGAAACCGGTCCGGTTTGGGTGTTTTGCGTGGACTCAATATGCCCGGCACTTTATCGGAAGGATCCTTCCATGACTACGTGCCGGAGTCCTGGCGGCTTCAAAATCTGGATTACCGCCGTGAAGAATCCTGGGCCATTGCCCGCTCCTTTGTGAAACTCTACGATCAGCCGGATTTCCCCTTCCGGAATTTGTCAGGCATTGTCCGGAATCCGCTGGAAACAGTCCCCTATTATTATATCAACGGAACCAGTGACAATAAAAAACCGGTGAATAATATTACGGCTTTATTATACCAGGAAGGAACCCTTGTCAAAAGTTATACCGGAGACAATAAGAATAACGGTTTTTACCTTTTTGACAGTCTGACACCGGGAAATTATACTCTGGTTGTTGAAGCGGAAGACTTTTATCCGGACACACAGGAAGTG
The genomic region above belongs to Candidatus Neomarinimicrobiota bacterium and contains:
- a CDS encoding PD40 domain-containing protein, with protein sequence MKKTLILLIMLSAGLYGALPEAASVDIITPDGDGSFYYPTFSPDGERLLLTRERFAGLWEYNLKTHTLDQISSEMGSGYEPLYSPDNTRIYYLRDTYENHKRYRSLMVYNRLSKGKDILIENERLLTHPLLATEEGVVTRTGTKILVVDRDRKAENPGTRLVHTFENHLTLYENGKEKRLTPSGEGNYVWASLSPSGDKILYNKAGEGAFICDLEGNIQAELGYANAPVWSPDGRWIAFMKDYDDGHFITESEIWLASADGKESVQLTNTNDAIEMYPRWSPDNKALTYHDLTGRIYIMKLHVTE